The Armatimonadota bacterium genomic interval GCGATATCCGAGCCGCGGTCCGCAACAACGGCGGCGGACATTACAACCACACCCTGTTCTGGACGATCATGGCCCCGGCGGGAAGTGGAGGCGGCGGTGAGCCGTCCGGTGAGTTGGCGGAGGCGATCAACGCGTGCTGCGGATCGTTTAGCGACTTCAAGACGAAACTCGCCAACGCCGCCGTGACGCGCTTCGGCTCCGGCTGGGCGTGGCTGACCGTCGGCGATGACGGCTCGCTTGGCATTTGCTCGACGCCCAATCAAGACAACCCGTTGATGACGGGTGTTTGCGATTGCCCCGGCACGCCGATCCTCGGGCTCGACGTCTGGGAGCATGCGTACTACTTGAACTACCAGAACCGTCGCCCGGACTACATCGCCGCATGGTGGAACGTGGTGAATTGGTCCGCCGTCGCCGAGCGCTTCGCCCAGGCGAAGTCACTAGCAGCGGTGTAACTACCCATCACCAAATACCGAACCGACGCCCACGGATAGCAATCCGTGGGTTTCTCGAATGAACTCCCTGAACCGTCTTCCTTCGATACGATCTCAGCATGAAGAATCGGACGAAACAAGCCGTGCTCGGAGCTATTAGCCTTGGACTGCTGGCCGCTGCTATCGCAACGCGCAGCACCGTCCAAGCTGGCGATCAAGAACCGGGAAAACCCACATGGTTCAAGGGCAACACCCACTCCCATACCTATTGGTCCGATGGCAACGCTGCCCCGGAGCACGTGATCGATTGGTACGTCCAACACGACTACGACTTCCTCGTGCTGTCGGATCACAACGTCCTTTCCCATGGCGAAATGTGGTACCCGATCGGGAGAGATGATTGGCGACCGCTGAAGCCGGAGCATGTCGAAGATCTCGAACGAAGATTCGGCCCGGACTGGGTTCAAACGCGCACCACTGATGATGGTACGAAAGAGATGCGCCTCCAGACGCTGCCGGAGCTGCGGGCGAAGTTTGAGCGGGCCGGCGAATTCATCATGATCCAGGGTGAGGAGATCACCGATCAATTCGACCGCGTCCCCATTCATGTCAATGCGATCAACCTGCAGGAACTGATTGAGCCACAAGGCGGCGACTCCGTGCTCGAGACGATTCAGCGCAACATGGATGCGGTCATCGAACAATCGCGGCGATTCGATCGGCCAATGCTGGCGCACCTGAACCATCCAAACTACGTCACGGCGATCGGGCCGCGGGATGTGGCCGCCATCAAAGGCGAACGGTTCTTTGAGGTCTATAACGGTCACCACAGTGTGCGCAACCACGGCGACGACAACACCCCGAGCATGGATCAGATGTGGGATATTGCGCTGACACTTCGATTGACCGAATACGATCTCGGATTGCTCTACGGCTTGGCGACGGACGACTCGCACAATCATCACGGCCAAGGGCTCACCTCGCAGCCGGGGCGCGGCTGGGTCTGGGTGAAGGCGGACAAGCTCACGCCGAACGCGATCGTTGCCGCCCTGCGGGCCGGAGATTTCTACGCGTCCACCGGCGTGACGCTGAAAGATTATGGATCGAGCGATCGGACATTGTGGCTTGAAATCGAGCCGCAGGAGGGCGTGACATACACCACCCGGTTCATCGGGACGCGCTGGCGAGACGGCGCGGTCAGTGCGGTGGGTGAAGTGCTGGCCACATCCACCGAACTGCGGCCACGGTATGAAATGAACGGCGACGAACTATATGTCCGCGCGCGTGTGACGTCGTCGCGCACCCATCCCAATCCCTTTGCCGAGGGCGATATGGAGATGGCGTGGGTGCAGCCGGTGCTGGGGCAAGCGAAGGAAAACACGACGGCGCACGAACCTGGCCACTGAAGTGACCAGGCCTCGCGGCGCGGCCATGGGCCTGCGGATATCTAATCCTTATCCGTCTCAAGCGGGACCGAGCACCAGCCGCGATTGGGTGAATCTTCACTCCCGGCACGACGCCTTCCCGTGAGCGCGGGTGTTGCCGACGGCGCGGCTCGGGTCGCGCGGTGGTCCAGCGCCGCTTCGATGCGGGCAGATAGATCGCGCAGATGCGCGGTCACAATTGCATTGTCTGCGGCCCCGCTGTCACAGCCCTCGATCGACGCGCCCAGCGCGACCAACTCAGCCCGAGCCAGCGCCGGAAGATCGGAGTTGGCGCTCGGATTCTCGACCAACGACCCGAGCATCTGGACGTAGGTCCGCTGAAGATTGCGGCGATAGATGTCGATGTCCATGGGCGTGTCGTTCAGTTCGCTGTAGATGCCGTAGCGCAGATCAGCCAACATTTCCGCGGGCGTATAGGCGCCGTATTCGATGTTCTCAGCATGCTCGGCCATGCGGTTGATCCGCCGGGCATTGACCAGCGTCCGCAGCAGCCGGCTTTGAGCGCTGAGCACGCGATCGGCGACGCCATTTGCCGTCAGGCGCAGGCTAATCTCAGACGGAATCATCTTGTGGGGCGTACGTAGCGCGTTCTCAACGAGAAACCGGACGGCGTCGCGCTGGTAGTCCGGATCGAGCGGGAAGAAACGCTGATCCGCATCGCCATAGTAAAGATTGATCTGCTCCACTCCGCCGACGATGTTGGCGACGTGCCCCATCTCGCGGTTCCATTGGCTGAACAGCTCGTTGTACATATTGTCGAGCAGGTCGTAGTCCTCGCCTTCGGTTGACGTTGCATCGACGAGCATTGCAGCGATGCGCTCGAGGTTTTGCAAGCCGAGCGTTGTCGCTTCGACCGCTTGATTAGAAAGGTCCTCCGTTTGAGCGGTGGGATCGCCGCCGCCGCCGTAACGGAACATCGGCTCATCAATTTGGCGCTTGGCAATCGACTCCAGCTCGGCCTTTTCATCGGCGTCGCTTGCGAACTGTCGGTAGCCCCATTCAGCGGCAAAGTAGTCATACGGGCCGACGCGCGGA includes:
- a CDS encoding superoxide dismutase; this translates as MAFSLPDLPYSHDALAPHIDAQTMQIHHGKHHNAYITKLNDAIAGNGALESKTIEQLIGDLDAVPGDIRAAVRNNGGGHYNHTLFWTIMAPAGSGGGGEPSGELAEAINACCGSFSDFKTKLANAAVTRFGSGWAWLTVGDDGSLGICSTPNQDNPLMTGVCDCPGTPILGLDVWEHAYYLNYQNRRPDYIAAWWNVVNWSAVAERFAQAKSLAAV